The region AGCGGCTGACCCAGCCGTCATGGGCCAGATCCAGCCACAAGCCGGCCTCGGTCTCGTGCCGCCGCACGTCCACCCGCCGCGCGCCGCCGGCCAGGCGCGGGCCCAGCAGGGTGGCGATGAAGCCGCGCAGGGGCGCGCCGGCCGAAACGTCGCCCACCGCGATGGTCGAGGCCGCGTCGGTCAGGCGAAAGGCGTGGGGGGCGGCGGCGTCCGGGCTCCAGCCCGCATTGGTGATCAGCCGGTCCTTACCGCAGACGATCTCGATGGCCAGGGGCTGGCCGCAGGCCGACAGGCCCAACTCGCCCCGCGCCGGGGCGCCAGCGTCGACCATCAACTGCAGGGTCTTGCCGGTCAGCTTCTGATAGCCGGCGTTCAGGGCCTGTTCGGGCGGCCGGGTCTCGCCGTCGTCGTGGGCAAGCGCCGCCGCAATACGGGCCTTGTCCACCGCCTCGCCGCCCTGGAAGCAGGCCAGGGCCCCGTCCGCCAGGGTGAAGAAGCGCGCGGCCCCGGTCAGGCGGTCGATGGCCCGCGAAAGGGCTTCCGGCGCGGCGCGGCCACGCTGCACCAAGGCGTCGTCCAGAGTCAGCAGGTCGAACAACAGCTCCAGCCCCGCCTGGGGCGAGCGGGTGGCGTGGCCGCCGTCGGCCAGGACGATCTGCGGCAGCAGGCGTTCGAGCCGGCCGAGGGCCCTCTCGAAGATCTGCTCGCCCGTGGGTCCGGCCAGGACGCAGCCGGCCGTGGCGGCGGCGGCCAGGCGTTCGGCGGCGCGGCCCTTGTCATGGGTGATCTGCAGCAGGTGGCGCGCCTGGCGGGCCAGGTCCTGCGCCAGTTGCGCGCCCTCGGCGTCCGAGGCGACGGCGTTCAACGCCCGCGCCGCGCAGGCCAGGTTCAGCACCCGGCGGTCCAGCACCTCGGCGCTCCAGGCGAAGCTGTTCCAGCGGCCGAAGATCCGCCGCCAATCCAGATAGAGCCGCAGCCCCTGCCGCGCGCCCGCCTCGCCGGTGGCCAGCAGATCCGGCAGCCAGGCGAAGCGATGCAGCACCACGGCGAAGCGCCGCGTGGGGCTGGGCTTGTTCCAGGGATCGCCCGCCGGCCCCAGGTGCAGGGCCGAACCGCCCAGGAGGAACGCCCCGCCCAGGATCTGGCGGCCGCGCTCGGGGCTGATGGGGCGGGGGTCGCGGGGGTGGGCCGACAGGCCCTCGGGCTTGCGGCCCGACAGGGTCAGCAGGTGCGGCGGCGAGCCGAACCATTCCAGCTCCACCTGCCGGCGCAGGCCGTTGGAGAAGGCGGCGA is a window of Caulobacter sp. NIBR2454 DNA encoding:
- a CDS encoding heparinase II/III family protein; this translates as MDERAPLARVVPDFAARLGGGPFAAFSNGLRRQVELEWFGSPPHLLTLSGRKPEGLSAHPRDPRPISPERGRQILGGAFLLGGSALHLGPAGDPWNKPSPTRRFAVVLHRFAWLPDLLATGEAGARQGLRLYLDWRRIFGRWNSFAWSAEVLDRRVLNLACAARALNAVASDAEGAQLAQDLARQARHLLQITHDKGRAAERLAAAATAGCVLAGPTGEQIFERALGRLERLLPQIVLADGGHATRSPQAGLELLFDLLTLDDALVQRGRAAPEALSRAIDRLTGAARFFTLADGALACFQGGEAVDKARIAAALAHDDGETRPPEQALNAGYQKLTGKTLQLMVDAGAPARGELGLSACGQPLAIEIVCGKDRLITNAGWSPDAAAPHAFRLTDAASTIAVGDVSAGAPLRGFIATLLGPRLAGGARRVDVRRHETEAGLWLDLAHDGWVSRFGLTHERRLYVDTNGDELRGEDRLSPVRAPKGDGPRRYAPFSVRFHLHPDARASVARDHKSVLIKGPSNIGWWLRNDAVDVAVEPSVHFENGVARRSTQIVLRSQARLDKGARIRWKLTRAET